In Oncorhynchus mykiss isolate Arlee chromosome 1, USDA_OmykA_1.1, whole genome shotgun sequence, the following proteins share a genomic window:
- the LOC110505227 gene encoding heterogeneous nuclear ribonucleoprotein M isoform X3 has translation MKKAVEKVNKHNLNGRPLKVKEDPDGVIAQRDAHRSQGGGGPPGGHGGMNMGMDRMNMERMNMDRMGPGPGAPPMVNIPPSLMNNSNIPNEIIHGLQAGKIGSTVFVANLDYKVGWKKLKEVFGMAGVVVRTDILEDKDGNSRGMGTVTFDMPIEAVQAVSMFNGQLLFNRVMHVKLDEKSLPKGDFAPPERPPALPRGLSGIGLGLGPGGQPIDATALNRGGGGMGNMGPGGMDGMGFGGGMGRMGGMDNFGGMNNMERFGPSGMGRMNEMDRGLGGSFDREFGRNDMGMSRNNFGESFERGMGSSLGMDRMSSGMDRLGGGMDRLGGMERMGMERMDRVSDLDRLGGSGFDRMGSGLDRLGPSMDRLGSGLDRMSSSVDRLGPAGFDRLGPSSLERMPAGLDFPSPMGMADRMERMGTNFDRMGSAGIDRFPATGLDRMGSSMDRMGAVGVGGQFDRPAEMERGGFGGNGFGGAGGPGANARKGCQIFVRNLPFDFTWKMLKDNFNTCGIVQYADIKMENGKSKGCGVVRFDNPETAERACRTMNGYRLNGREIDVRIDRNA, from the exons ATGAAGAAGGCTGTGGAGAAGGTCAACAAGCACAACCTGAATGGGCGGCCCCTGAAGGTCAAAGAG GACCCAGATGGTGTGATTGCCCAGAGGGATGCCCACAGGTCCCAGGGGGGTGGTGGACCCCCCGGTGGCCATGGTGGAATGAACATGGGCATGGATCGCATGAATATGGAGCGAATGAACATGGACCGCATGGGCCCAGGACCGGGCGCGCCACCCATGGTCAACATCCCTCCCAGCCTCATGAACAACTCCAACATCCCCAATGAGATCATCCACGGGCTGCAGGCTGGCAAGATTGGAAGCACTGTCTTTGTAGCTAAT CTGGACTACAAGGTTGGCTGGAAGAAGCTGAAGGAGGTGTTTGGCATGGCAGGTGTAGTGGTGCGCACTGACATCCTGGAGGACAAAGATGGGAATAGCAGGGGCATGGGCACCGTCACCTTTGACATGCCTATTGAAGCTGTCCAAGCCGTCAGTATGTTCAACGGTCAACTGCTTTTCAACCGGGTCATGCATGTCAAGCTG GATGAGAAGTCCTTGCCAAAAGGAGACTTTGCACCACCTGAGAGACCCCCAGCACTACCCC GTGGCCTTAGTGGCATCGGGCTGGGACTTGGGCCTGGTGGCCAACCCATTGACGCCACCGCACTGaacagaggaggtggaggaatggGCAACATGGGACCTGGGG GCATGGATGGCATGGGCTTTGGTGGTGGCATGGGTAGAATGGGAG GCATGGATAACTTTGGTGGAATGAACAACATGGAGCGTTTTGGACCATCTGGAATGGGCAGGATGAATG AGATGGACCGTGGGCTTGGTGGTTCTTTTGACCGGGAGTTTGGTCGAAATGATATGGGCATGTCTCGCAATAATTTTGGCGAATCCTTTGAAAGAGGAATGG GTAGCTCACTGGGCATGGACCGCATGAGCTCTGGCATGGATCGCTTGGGTGGTGGAATGGACCGTCTGGGTGGAATGGAGCGCATggggatggagaggatggaccgCGTGTCTGATCTGGACAGGCTAGGGGGGTCTGGCTTTGACAGGATGGGCTCTGGGCTGGACCGGCTGGGGCCCAGTATGGACAGGCTTGGTTCTGGGCTGGACCGTATGAGCTCCAGTGTGGACCGCCTGGGCCCAGCTGGGTTTGACCGCCTAGGCCCGTCCAGTTTGGAACGTATGCCTGCTGGCCTGGACTTCCCCTCTCCCATGGGCATGGCGGACCGCATGGAGAGGATGGGAACCAACTTTGACCGCATGGGGTCAGCCGGTATTGACCGCTTCCCGGCCACCGGGCTTGACCGCATGGGCTCCTCCATGGACCGCATGGGCGCTGTCGGTGTTGGCGGCCAGTTTGACCGGCCAGCTGAGATGGAGCGTGGGGGCTTTGGAGGAAATGGCTTTGGGGGGGCCGGAGGTCCTGGAGCCAACGCCAGGAAGGGCTGCCAGATCTTTGTCAGAAAT CTGCCCTTTGACTTCACCTGGAAAATGCTGAAGGATAACTTCAATACATGCG GTATTGTCCAATATGCTGACATCAAGATGGAGAATGGCAAGTCCAAGGGCTGTGGCGTGGTTCGCTTTGACAACCCGgagactgcagagagagcctgtcGCACCATGAATGGCTACAGGCTGAATGGAAGAGAGATCGATGTCAGAATCGACAGAAATGCGTAA
- the LOC110505394 gene encoding ras-related protein Rab-11B — translation MGNRDDEYDFLFKVVLIGDSGVGKSNLLSRFTRNEFNLESKSTIGVEFATRSIQVDGKTIKAQIWDTAGQERYRAITSAYYRGAVGALLVYDIAKHLTYENVERWLKELRDHADNNIVIMLVGNKSDLRHLRAVPTDEARAFAEKNTLSFIETSALDSTNVEEAFKNILTEIHRIVSQKQIADRSAHDESPGNNVVDISVPPTTDGQKNKLPCCQSL, via the exons ATGGGCAACAGAGATGATGAATACGATTTCTTGTTCAAAG TGGTGCTGATCGGAGACTCTGGTGTGGGGAAGAGTAACCTGCTGTCCCGTTTCACACGGAATGAGTTCAACCTGGAGAGCAAAAGCACCATCGGTGTGGAGTTTGCCACCCGCAGCATCCAGGTGGATGGCAAGACAATAAAGGCCCAGATCTGGGATACAGCTGGACAGGAGCGTTACAGAGCCATCACTTCAGC GTACTACCGGGGGGCAGTCGGGGCTCTCCTAGTGTATGACATCGCCAAGCATCTCACCTATGAAAATGTGGAGCGCTGGCTGAAGGAGCTCCGGGATCATGCTGATAACAACATCGTTATCATGTTGGTGGGCAACAAGAGTGACCTGCGCCACCTCAGGGCAGTGCCCACAGACGAGGCTCGTGCCTTTGCAG aGAAGAATACGCTATCATTTATTGAAACATCAGCTTTGGATTCCACTAATGTGGAAGAGGCATTCAAGAACATCCTCACAG AAATCCACCGAATCGTATCACAAAAGCAGATAGCTGACAGATCAGCACATGACGAGTCTCCAGGCAACAATGTAGTGGACATCAGTGTCCCCCCCACCACCGATGGGCAAAAAAACAAACTACCGTGCTGTCAAAGCCTGTGA
- the LOC110505227 gene encoding heterogeneous nuclear ribonucleoprotein M isoform X2 — MSTEAAAPEKPGQGEINGKAKHEPSVRKERPQKRGGGRFEPYGNPSKRYRVFVSNIPYDVKWQALKDLMKEKVGEVTYVEHLMDGEGKSRGCAVVEFRTEELMKKAVEKVNKHNLNGRPLKVKEDPDGVIAQRDAHRSQGGGGPPGGHGGMNMGMDRMNMERMNMDRMGPGPGAPPMVNIPPSLMNNSNIPNEIIHGLQAGKIGSTVFVANLDYKVGWKKLKEVFGMAGVVVRTDILEDKDGNSRGMGTVTFDMPIEAVQAVSMFNGQLLFNRVMHVKLDEKSLPKGDFAPPERPPALPRGLSGIGLGLGPGGQPIDATALNRGGGGMGNMGPGGMDNFGGMNNMERFGPSGMGRMNEMDRGLGGSFDREFGRNDMGMSRNNFGESFERGMGSSLGMDRMSSGMDRLGGGMDRLGGMERMGMERMDRVSDLDRLGGSGFDRMGSGLDRLGPSMDRLGSGLDRMSSSVDRLGPAGFDRLGPSSLERMPAGLDFPSPMGMADRMERMGTNFDRMGSAGIDRFPATGLDRMGSSMDRMGAVGVGGQFDRPAEMERGGFGGNGFGGAGGPGANARKGCQIFVRNLPFDFTWKMLKDNFNTCGIVQYADIKMENGKSKGCGVVRFDNPETAERACRTMNGYRLNGREIDVRIDRNA; from the exons ATGTCGACCGAGGCCGCTGCTCCGGAGAAACCAGGCCAGGG GGAAATTAACGGCAAGGCCAAGCATGAACCCAGTGTCAGGAAGGAAAGGCCCCAGAAGCGTGGAGGTGGTCGCTTTGAACCCTATGGAAACCCATCAAAGAGATACCGTGTGTTTGTCAGCAACATTCCATATGATGTGAAATGGCAGGCACTCAAAGACCTAATGAAAGAAAAAG TGGGTGAGGTAACGTACGTGGAACACTTAATGGACGGAGAAGGCAAATCGAGG GGTTGTGC GGTTGTTGAGTTCAGGACTGAGGAACTGATGAAGAAGGCTGTGGAGAAGGTCAACAAGCACAACCTGAATGGGCGGCCCCTGAAGGTCAAAGAG GACCCAGATGGTGTGATTGCCCAGAGGGATGCCCACAGGTCCCAGGGGGGTGGTGGACCCCCCGGTGGCCATGGTGGAATGAACATGGGCATGGATCGCATGAATATGGAGCGAATGAACATGGACCGCATGGGCCCAGGACCGGGCGCGCCACCCATGGTCAACATCCCTCCCAGCCTCATGAACAACTCCAACATCCCCAATGAGATCATCCACGGGCTGCAGGCTGGCAAGATTGGAAGCACTGTCTTTGTAGCTAAT CTGGACTACAAGGTTGGCTGGAAGAAGCTGAAGGAGGTGTTTGGCATGGCAGGTGTAGTGGTGCGCACTGACATCCTGGAGGACAAAGATGGGAATAGCAGGGGCATGGGCACCGTCACCTTTGACATGCCTATTGAAGCTGTCCAAGCCGTCAGTATGTTCAACGGTCAACTGCTTTTCAACCGGGTCATGCATGTCAAGCTG GATGAGAAGTCCTTGCCAAAAGGAGACTTTGCACCACCTGAGAGACCCCCAGCACTACCCC GTGGCCTTAGTGGCATCGGGCTGGGACTTGGGCCTGGTGGCCAACCCATTGACGCCACCGCACTGaacagaggaggtggaggaatggGCAACATGGGACCTGGGG GCATGGATAACTTTGGTGGAATGAACAACATGGAGCGTTTTGGACCATCTGGAATGGGCAGGATGAATG AGATGGACCGTGGGCTTGGTGGTTCTTTTGACCGGGAGTTTGGTCGAAATGATATGGGCATGTCTCGCAATAATTTTGGCGAATCCTTTGAAAGAGGAATGG GTAGCTCACTGGGCATGGACCGCATGAGCTCTGGCATGGATCGCTTGGGTGGTGGAATGGACCGTCTGGGTGGAATGGAGCGCATggggatggagaggatggaccgCGTGTCTGATCTGGACAGGCTAGGGGGGTCTGGCTTTGACAGGATGGGCTCTGGGCTGGACCGGCTGGGGCCCAGTATGGACAGGCTTGGTTCTGGGCTGGACCGTATGAGCTCCAGTGTGGACCGCCTGGGCCCAGCTGGGTTTGACCGCCTAGGCCCGTCCAGTTTGGAACGTATGCCTGCTGGCCTGGACTTCCCCTCTCCCATGGGCATGGCGGACCGCATGGAGAGGATGGGAACCAACTTTGACCGCATGGGGTCAGCCGGTATTGACCGCTTCCCGGCCACCGGGCTTGACCGCATGGGCTCCTCCATGGACCGCATGGGCGCTGTCGGTGTTGGCGGCCAGTTTGACCGGCCAGCTGAGATGGAGCGTGGGGGCTTTGGAGGAAATGGCTTTGGGGGGGCCGGAGGTCCTGGAGCCAACGCCAGGAAGGGCTGCCAGATCTTTGTCAGAAAT CTGCCCTTTGACTTCACCTGGAAAATGCTGAAGGATAACTTCAATACATGCG GTATTGTCCAATATGCTGACATCAAGATGGAGAATGGCAAGTCCAAGGGCTGTGGCGTGGTTCGCTTTGACAACCCGgagactgcagagagagcctgtcGCACCATGAATGGCTACAGGCTGAATGGAAGAGAGATCGATGTCAGAATCGACAGAAATGCGTAA
- the LOC110505227 gene encoding heterogeneous nuclear ribonucleoprotein M isoform X1 has protein sequence MSTEAAAPEKPGQGEINGKAKHEPSVRKERPQKRGGGRFEPYGNPSKRYRVFVSNIPYDVKWQALKDLMKEKVGEVTYVEHLMDGEGKSRGCAVVEFRTEELMKKAVEKVNKHNLNGRPLKVKEDPDGVIAQRDAHRSQGGGGPPGGHGGMNMGMDRMNMERMNMDRMGPGPGAPPMVNIPPSLMNNSNIPNEIIHGLQAGKIGSTVFVANLDYKVGWKKLKEVFGMAGVVVRTDILEDKDGNSRGMGTVTFDMPIEAVQAVSMFNGQLLFNRVMHVKLDEKSLPKGDFAPPERPPALPRGLSGIGLGLGPGGQPIDATALNRGGGGMGNMGPGGMDGMGFGGGMGRMGGMDNFGGMNNMERFGPSGMGRMNEMDRGLGGSFDREFGRNDMGMSRNNFGESFERGMGSSLGMDRMSSGMDRLGGGMDRLGGMERMGMERMDRVSDLDRLGGSGFDRMGSGLDRLGPSMDRLGSGLDRMSSSVDRLGPAGFDRLGPSSLERMPAGLDFPSPMGMADRMERMGTNFDRMGSAGIDRFPATGLDRMGSSMDRMGAVGVGGQFDRPAEMERGGFGGNGFGGAGGPGANARKGCQIFVRNLPFDFTWKMLKDNFNTCGIVQYADIKMENGKSKGCGVVRFDNPETAERACRTMNGYRLNGREIDVRIDRNA, from the exons ATGTCGACCGAGGCCGCTGCTCCGGAGAAACCAGGCCAGGG GGAAATTAACGGCAAGGCCAAGCATGAACCCAGTGTCAGGAAGGAAAGGCCCCAGAAGCGTGGAGGTGGTCGCTTTGAACCCTATGGAAACCCATCAAAGAGATACCGTGTGTTTGTCAGCAACATTCCATATGATGTGAAATGGCAGGCACTCAAAGACCTAATGAAAGAAAAAG TGGGTGAGGTAACGTACGTGGAACACTTAATGGACGGAGAAGGCAAATCGAGG GGTTGTGC GGTTGTTGAGTTCAGGACTGAGGAACTGATGAAGAAGGCTGTGGAGAAGGTCAACAAGCACAACCTGAATGGGCGGCCCCTGAAGGTCAAAGAG GACCCAGATGGTGTGATTGCCCAGAGGGATGCCCACAGGTCCCAGGGGGGTGGTGGACCCCCCGGTGGCCATGGTGGAATGAACATGGGCATGGATCGCATGAATATGGAGCGAATGAACATGGACCGCATGGGCCCAGGACCGGGCGCGCCACCCATGGTCAACATCCCTCCCAGCCTCATGAACAACTCCAACATCCCCAATGAGATCATCCACGGGCTGCAGGCTGGCAAGATTGGAAGCACTGTCTTTGTAGCTAAT CTGGACTACAAGGTTGGCTGGAAGAAGCTGAAGGAGGTGTTTGGCATGGCAGGTGTAGTGGTGCGCACTGACATCCTGGAGGACAAAGATGGGAATAGCAGGGGCATGGGCACCGTCACCTTTGACATGCCTATTGAAGCTGTCCAAGCCGTCAGTATGTTCAACGGTCAACTGCTTTTCAACCGGGTCATGCATGTCAAGCTG GATGAGAAGTCCTTGCCAAAAGGAGACTTTGCACCACCTGAGAGACCCCCAGCACTACCCC GTGGCCTTAGTGGCATCGGGCTGGGACTTGGGCCTGGTGGCCAACCCATTGACGCCACCGCACTGaacagaggaggtggaggaatggGCAACATGGGACCTGGGG GCATGGATGGCATGGGCTTTGGTGGTGGCATGGGTAGAATGGGAG GCATGGATAACTTTGGTGGAATGAACAACATGGAGCGTTTTGGACCATCTGGAATGGGCAGGATGAATG AGATGGACCGTGGGCTTGGTGGTTCTTTTGACCGGGAGTTTGGTCGAAATGATATGGGCATGTCTCGCAATAATTTTGGCGAATCCTTTGAAAGAGGAATGG GTAGCTCACTGGGCATGGACCGCATGAGCTCTGGCATGGATCGCTTGGGTGGTGGAATGGACCGTCTGGGTGGAATGGAGCGCATggggatggagaggatggaccgCGTGTCTGATCTGGACAGGCTAGGGGGGTCTGGCTTTGACAGGATGGGCTCTGGGCTGGACCGGCTGGGGCCCAGTATGGACAGGCTTGGTTCTGGGCTGGACCGTATGAGCTCCAGTGTGGACCGCCTGGGCCCAGCTGGGTTTGACCGCCTAGGCCCGTCCAGTTTGGAACGTATGCCTGCTGGCCTGGACTTCCCCTCTCCCATGGGCATGGCGGACCGCATGGAGAGGATGGGAACCAACTTTGACCGCATGGGGTCAGCCGGTATTGACCGCTTCCCGGCCACCGGGCTTGACCGCATGGGCTCCTCCATGGACCGCATGGGCGCTGTCGGTGTTGGCGGCCAGTTTGACCGGCCAGCTGAGATGGAGCGTGGGGGCTTTGGAGGAAATGGCTTTGGGGGGGCCGGAGGTCCTGGAGCCAACGCCAGGAAGGGCTGCCAGATCTTTGTCAGAAAT CTGCCCTTTGACTTCACCTGGAAAATGCTGAAGGATAACTTCAATACATGCG GTATTGTCCAATATGCTGACATCAAGATGGAGAATGGCAAGTCCAAGGGCTGTGGCGTGGTTCGCTTTGACAACCCGgagactgcagagagagcctgtcGCACCATGAATGGCTACAGGCTGAATGGAAGAGAGATCGATGTCAGAATCGACAGAAATGCGTAA